The Trinickia caryophylli genomic sequence ACGACGACACATTGATGAACGAAATCAACATGACGCCGCTCGTCGACGTCATGTTGGTTCTGCTGATCGTATTCATCGTCGCGGTACCCGCGATTCAGCGCGCGATCAAAATCGATCTCCCTCAAACGGGCGGCGACAGGCAATCGCAAACGCCGGCTCACGTCAACGTTGCGGTGCGCGCCGACGGCTCGCTCTTCTGGAACAGCGAACCCGTCTCGGAACAAACGCTCTATGCGCGTCTGCGGCAGACCGCGCACGACAATCCGCAGACCGAGTTGCACCTCGAGGCGGATCGCAAGGTCCCGTACGAGCGGGTAGCCGACGTCATGGCGGCCGCGCAGTCGGGAGGCATGGCGAAGATCGGCTTCATCACCGAGCCCAAGCCAGAGGCGCAAACGAAGTAAGCACGAAGCACGCGCAAACGTGCCCGACCGCCGCGCAAAATAAAAGGCCCTCATCGCCGGACGAGGGCCTTTTTTCATGCGCACGCGGCGCCTTCGGGCGGCGGACTCGCTCGCCATCGGGGTAGCGGGAGACCGCGATACCGGCGGCCGTGTTCTCCACGGACCGCACCATCACGCCCTATCCGGCTTGCTATGAGAGCAGCCGCCTGAGTCCGAGACGGACACCTCCGTCACGGAAGGGATTTCACTATAGGCTTCGTCGGCGAGCCGTTCAAGCGAACGGCCATAGAAACTACTGATCGTCGACGACGCTTAAATGACGAAAGCGAACACCGCGGTCAGGCGCTGCGCTCAGGCGTCGTGGCCGACGGGTTCGGCGCTTTCCGAACTCGCGGCCGGCACCGCTTGCACGCGCTGTTGCAAAGCGACCACCTGTTGGTGGGTCGGGCACTCGATTGAAGTCTGGCCGCCACCATCGAGCACTTCCACCAGATAGTCGACGAATGCGCGGACAGCCGGCGCTAGTCCTTGACGCGAAACGAACACGGCAAAGAGCTGCGGCGCCGGCAGGGTCCAACCCGGCATGACCGGCGAGAGCTGCCCGGCCCGCATCGCCGCGCCGTACATCATGACGGGCAGCGCGGCAATGCCGACGCCCGCCATGACGGCCTCGCGTATCGTCCCGAGATCGGCTGTCACGACGCGCGGCTCGTGTTCGTGGAGGTAGCGTTGCCCATCCGGCGCGATGAGATGAAAAACATGCCGGCCGTCGCCGCTTGGCGTATCGAGTGTCTGAAAGCGCGCGAGATCCGCCGGGACCAGCGGAGGCGCATGCTGGCTCAGCAGATTCGGCGCGCCGACAAGCATCTGCTCCGTCCGCCACAGCGGACGGGCGACGACGTTGGCGCTGTCGGGCGGCTCGGAGCGCACGCGCAACGCCACGTCGATCGAATCCT encodes the following:
- a CDS encoding ExbD/TolR family protein → MAMQAFEDDDDTLMNEINMTPLVDVMLVLLIVFIVAVPAIQRAIKIDLPQTGGDRQSQTPAHVNVAVRADGSLFWNSEPVSEQTLYARLRQTAHDNPQTELHLEADRKVPYERVADVMAAAQSGGMAKIGFITEPKPEAQTK
- a CDS encoding LysR family transcriptional regulator, which produces MLDAHNLNDLMYFAQVVEHGGFSAAERVLGISKSRLSRRVAELETSLGVRLLQRSTRKLALTEAGQRFYTHCQAMLSEAQAAMNAVQELRAAPRGTVRVSVPVTVSQTMLSNVLPEFLLRYPEVRVSVRVTNRVIDLYEDSIDVALRVRSEPPDSANVVARPLWRTEQMLVGAPNLLSQHAPPLVPADLARFQTLDTPSGDGRHVFHLIAPDGQRYLHEHEPRVVTADLGTIREAVMAGVGIAALPVMMYGAAMRAGQLSPVMPGWTLPAPQLFAVFVSRQGLAPAVRAFVDYLVEVLDGGGQTSIECPTHQQVVALQQRVQAVPAASSESAEPVGHDA